A window of the Polaribacter batillariae genome harbors these coding sequences:
- a CDS encoding COX15/CtaA family protein, protein MKNRFPKVVKIAIISVYLIFIAGSVVRMTGSGMGCPDWPKCFGYYIPPTSVAQITWKPNTVFKKGYIIIKDEALFVAEHDLKTSSEFNLKNWAKYTKHDYNTFNKYHTWTEYINRLVSVLAGFVFLFLIYGAYKNRKKDKRIPILAYTAFFLMLFEAWLGKTVVDSNLMPATITLHMVVGLIIIALLLWLKFIISENKMVYKYNSLFNKLLIVSVIFSLIQIAMGTQVRQFIDEQVKLYGFENKNYSLMNPSFKFYFHRSFTIAIVLVNLGLLYLNQLKNLGYKLVNWIVFLIFLETITGILMYYAEIPFGTQAIHLLAGAILFGLQFYLWLQASVASRSFQ, encoded by the coding sequence ATGAAAAATAGATTTCCAAAAGTCGTAAAAATTGCTATTATTTCTGTGTATTTAATTTTTATAGCGGGTTCTGTAGTTCGAATGACGGGGTCTGGAATGGGATGCCCAGATTGGCCAAAATGCTTTGGATACTATATTCCACCAACTTCGGTAGCGCAAATTACCTGGAAACCAAATACGGTGTTCAAAAAAGGATATATTATTATAAAAGACGAGGCTTTATTTGTGGCAGAACACGATTTAAAAACCTCTTCTGAATTCAATTTAAAAAATTGGGCAAAATATACCAAACACGATTACAATACATTTAACAAATACCATACTTGGACAGAATATATCAACAGACTTGTTTCTGTTTTAGCAGGTTTTGTTTTTCTGTTTTTAATTTACGGTGCTTATAAAAATAGAAAGAAAGACAAACGAATTCCTATACTCGCTTACACAGCTTTCTTTTTAATGTTGTTTGAAGCTTGGCTAGGAAAAACAGTCGTAGATTCTAATTTAATGCCTGCAACTATTACTCTTCATATGGTGGTTGGTTTAATAATTATCGCCTTATTATTATGGCTAAAATTTATAATTTCTGAAAATAAAATGGTTTATAAATACAATTCGTTATTTAATAAATTACTAATTGTTTCTGTAATTTTTTCGTTGATACAAATTGCCATGGGAACGCAAGTAAGACAATTTATAGACGAGCAAGTGAAATTATACGGCTTCGAAAACAAGAATTATAGTTTAATGAATCCGAGTTTTAAATTCTATTTTCATAGATCGTTTACCATTGCCATTGTGTTGGTAAACTTGGGGTTATTGTATTTAAATCAGTTAAAAAATTTAGGCTACAAACTTGTAAATTGGATTGTTTTCTTAATCTTTTTAGAAACCATTACAGGCATTTTAATGTATTATGCCGAGATTCCTTTTGGAACGCAAGCAATTCATTTATTAGCGGGTGCAATTTTATTTGGGTTGCAGTTTTATTTGTGGTTGCAAGCTTCAGTTGCCAGTCGCAGTTTTCAGTAA
- a CDS encoding ribonucleotide-diphosphate reductase subunit beta, with translation MKITQIIKRDSETSNFELDKITRAIEKAMISVNNGTLQDAIAITNIVNGTLLERKLNEPNYIPTVEQVQDIVEYKLMDSRFRDVAKAYILYRDEQARNRKRNIFEKRLNLKPYDYPELNEYVDAIRHSYWIHTEFNYTSDIQDFKAYLTEVEKNAIKNTMLAISQIEVAVKTFWGDIYKRMPKPEIGSVGATFAESEVRHHDAYSHLLEILGLNNEFKNLKKNPVIMRRVNYLELALKNVNSEDNKEFSESIILFSLFIEHVSLFSQFLIIMAFNKHKNVLKGISNVVEATSKEEQIHGDFGIDVIKIIKEENPDWFDESHSLLVQETCKEAYASESKIIDWIFEKGELDFLPKTVIKEFIKNRFNKSLESIGIDKVFDTDEALLEQTDWFDDEIIGTKHGDFFVKRSINYSKRTKSITSDDLF, from the coding sequence GTGAAAATTACCCAAATTATAAAAAGAGACTCCGAAACTAGCAATTTTGAGTTAGACAAAATTACAAGAGCCATTGAAAAAGCAATGATTTCTGTAAACAATGGTACTTTACAAGACGCTATTGCAATTACAAATATCGTTAACGGTACTTTATTAGAAAGAAAATTAAATGAACCTAACTATATACCAACTGTAGAGCAGGTTCAAGATATCGTAGAATATAAGTTAATGGACAGTCGTTTTCGCGATGTTGCCAAAGCTTATATTTTATATAGAGATGAACAGGCAAGAAATAGAAAAAGAAATATTTTCGAAAAAAGATTAAACTTAAAACCTTACGATTATCCTGAATTAAATGAATATGTAGATGCGATTAGACACTCTTATTGGATTCATACAGAATTTAATTACACGAGCGATATACAAGATTTTAAAGCCTATTTAACAGAGGTAGAAAAAAACGCAATAAAAAACACAATGTTGGCAATCTCTCAAATAGAAGTTGCTGTAAAAACATTTTGGGGAGACATTTATAAAAGAATGCCAAAACCAGAAATTGGTTCTGTAGGCGCTACATTTGCAGAAAGTGAGGTAAGACATCACGATGCTTATTCGCATTTATTAGAAATTTTAGGGTTAAACAACGAGTTTAAAAACTTAAAGAAAAACCCAGTAATTATGAGACGTGTTAATTATTTAGAATTGGCACTTAAAAACGTAAATAGCGAAGACAATAAAGAGTTTTCAGAATCAATTATCTTGTTTTCATTATTTATAGAACACGTTTCTTTATTTTCACAATTTTTAATAATTATGGCTTTTAACAAGCATAAAAACGTGTTAAAAGGAATTTCTAATGTAGTAGAAGCCACTTCTAAAGAAGAGCAAATTCATGGAGATTTTGGTATCGATGTTATTAAAATTATAAAAGAAGAAAATCCAGATTGGTTCGACGAAAGCCACAGCTTATTAGTACAAGAAACTTGTAAAGAAGCCTATGCATCTGAAAGCAAAATAATCGATTGGATTTTCGAAAAAGGAGAATTAGATTTCTTACCAAAAACAGTCATCAAAGAATTTATTAAAAATAGATTTAATAAATCTTTAGAAAGCATTGGCATCGATAAAGTATTTGATACAGATGAAGCATTATTAGAGCAAACAGATTGGTTTGATGATGAAATTATTGGCACCAAACACGGCGATTTCTTCGTAAAGAGATCTATTAACTATAGTAAAAGAACAAAAAGTATAACTAGCGACGACTTATTTTAA
- a CDS encoding ribonucleoside-diphosphate reductase subunit alpha produces the protein MNQTTTKTTELTEHERLIQVRNASRKEMLENMKEPEITWLTENSRKFLESGYLTGDTTPEQRIREIADNAERILKKPGFSDKFYKYMAAGFFSLASPIWSNFGKKRGLPISCFGSHVADDMGDILFSQSEVGMMSKLGGGTSGYFGKLRERGAEVKNNGSSSGSVHIMQLFEKMVDVVSQGSVRRGRFSPYLPVDHPDIKEFLEIGTEGNPIQELTHGVTVGNQWMEEMIAGDVEKRSIWAKILQRRGEIGYPYILFRDNANNGTVDVYKDKNLEIYASNLCTEIMLPSNEEWSFVCCLSSVNLLHYDKWKNTDAVETLTYFLDAVMQEFITKLEVYRDSKNRDDQFTFRFMEKAYNFAKDNRALGLGALGWHSLLQSKMLAFDSPEAYDLNSEIFRVIKEKSYKASEEMAKEYGEPAVLKGYGRRNTTLNAIAPTTSSAFILGQVSQGIEPIWSNIYVKDIAKIKTTIKNPILEKVLEEKGKNTKEVWTSIRDNDGSVLHLDFLTEAEKDVFRTYSEIDQNVIVYQAANRQNHIDQGQSINIMVHPDMPIKDVNAVYINAWKLGVKSMYYQHSMNAAQKFKQKKECASCEG, from the coding sequence ATGAACCAAACAACGACAAAAACTACAGAACTTACAGAGCACGAAAGATTAATTCAAGTAAGAAACGCTTCTAGAAAAGAAATGCTTGAAAATATGAAAGAACCTGAAATTACATGGCTAACAGAAAATAGCCGTAAATTTTTAGAGTCTGGATATTTAACAGGAGATACCACTCCAGAGCAAAGAATTCGCGAAATCGCAGACAATGCAGAGCGTATTTTAAAAAAACCCGGTTTTTCCGACAAGTTTTACAAATATATGGCTGCTGGATTCTTTTCTTTAGCCTCGCCAATTTGGTCGAATTTTGGTAAAAAAAGAGGGTTGCCAATTAGCTGTTTTGGCAGCCATGTTGCAGACGATATGGGAGATATTTTATTCTCGCAATCAGAGGTTGGTATGATGTCTAAATTAGGAGGAGGAACCTCTGGTTATTTTGGTAAGTTGCGTGAAAGAGGTGCAGAAGTAAAAAATAATGGATCGTCATCTGGTTCGGTTCATATTATGCAATTGTTCGAAAAAATGGTAGATGTTGTAAGCCAAGGTTCTGTGAGAAGAGGTCGTTTTTCTCCATATTTACCTGTAGATCATCCAGATATTAAAGAATTTTTAGAAATTGGTACAGAAGGAAACCCAATTCAAGAATTAACACACGGAGTTACAGTTGGTAACCAATGGATGGAAGAAATGATTGCTGGCGACGTAGAAAAAAGAAGCATTTGGGCAAAAATTTTACAAAGAAGAGGCGAAATAGGATATCCATACATACTCTTTAGAGACAATGCAAATAATGGAACCGTAGATGTTTATAAAGATAAAAATCTTGAAATTTATGCAAGTAACTTGTGTACAGAAATTATGTTACCCTCTAACGAAGAGTGGTCTTTCGTTTGCTGCTTATCATCTGTAAACTTATTGCATTACGACAAATGGAAAAATACAGATGCTGTAGAAACCCTAACCTATTTCTTAGATGCAGTAATGCAAGAATTTATTACAAAGTTAGAAGTTTATAGAGATTCTAAAAACAGAGACGACCAATTTACGTTTCGTTTTATGGAAAAAGCCTATAACTTCGCAAAAGACAACAGAGCTTTAGGTTTAGGAGCCTTAGGTTGGCATTCTTTATTACAATCTAAAATGTTAGCATTCGATAGCCCAGAAGCCTACGACTTAAACAGCGAAATTTTTAGAGTAATTAAAGAAAAGTCTTACAAAGCATCTGAAGAAATGGCGAAAGAATATGGAGAGCCAGCAGTTTTAAAAGGATATGGAAGACGTAACACCACCCTAAATGCCATTGCACCAACAACATCATCCGCATTTATTTTAGGACAAGTTTCTCAAGGAATTGAGCCAATTTGGTCGAACATTTACGTAAAAGACATCGCAAAAATTAAAACAACCATTAAAAACCCAATCTTAGAAAAAGTTTTAGAAGAAAAGGGAAAAAATACCAAAGAAGTTTGGACGAGCATTAGAGATAATGACGGTTCTGTATTGCATTTAGATTTCTTAACAGAAGCAGAAAAAGATGTTTTTAGAACCTATTCAGAAATCGACCAAAACGTAATCGTTTATCAAGCTGCAAACAGGCAAAATCATATCGACCAAGGACAATCCATTAACATTATGGTGCATCCAGATATGCCCATTAAAGATGTAAATGCAGTATATATAAACGCATGGAAATTAGGTGTAAAATCGATGTATTACCAACACAGTATGAATGCTGCACAAAAATTCAAGCAAAAGAAAGAATGTGCTTCTTGTGAAGGATAA
- a CDS encoding transposase, which produces MFTKNGRAITVKGVKPICPFQQVFKSTYLFGAFSPITGDKFLLEYPNCNADIFELFLNELSKENPTELKVIVVDNAAFHKAKKIKIPDNIILNLHTSQK; this is translated from the coding sequence ATGTTTACCAAAAATGGGCGCGCTATAACAGTGAAAGGCGTTAAGCCAATTTGCCCTTTTCAACAGGTGTTTAAATCGACCTATCTCTTTGGTGCATTTTCTCCAATTACCGGAGATAAGTTTTTACTGGAATACCCAAACTGTAATGCCGATATTTTTGAGTTGTTTTTGAATGAATTATCCAAAGAAAATCCAACCGAACTTAAAGTCATAGTAGTGGACAATGCGGCTTTTCATAAGGCTAAAAAAATTAAAATTCCTGATAATATCATCTTAAACCTCCATACTTCCCAGAAGTAA
- a CDS encoding GEVED domain-containing protein, whose protein sequence is MKIPMKKMKIPMKFYTSKFWHTRNYLLFTPIFCMCALFTPHIVEAQAIKVLTSGRSNLANININKPQGSFHQDNKRSVTVLLDEGGLCTATLINTVNQNGKYYLLTVAHCLLEYMVGDLYPAYLTFNYEVLKPSRSIAEDNEPLSYGVLLTIKDILREDDLALLELAPQSLGYPDFIDNLYFSGWSRDKTFLPISVIGHPKGDVKKIFKIPDGAAYQENFLREEPEHDFSYDYLGWYVTHYEDNIEKIEEGASGSGLFNNENQVIGVYSFGDGDDDEDGSELGSDSETHDPDVYSLLANAWDSYDEGDTPFQNSLDPDHTYASTIPGGYGFERGEFQINSDRFNLNIAPSQVLKTPDIGEGGATSQMMKLDLAEFKKLLSKDGPVGGVYLIDGMVSFTIKTYIGDDPNNPQILYSSEADHTGLRTGDFEEKNQMLSQDVFNEILQARNQTIESLEDYKYDLPVVIELKNISPYDEANIRALKIPGSGFRNAVELFKPEEFKALYRNPDYPKNRGLESRQTYIDSLAIEVSMPQGGYTETASFKTENNGGYVNLIQHHFPYLQPGSEVEITFSPRAEEGSTMHYSIWVDYNKDYKFDGLGEHVITDITGTHQEELTTSFLIPDDFSAPVEGIKTRIRIAMRKNAPPPSDGSGTYDIGEVEDYTVVIYPKNNNSALLATAVTSDVSSPAVLVNTKGQCAAVSGDRLQWLSYQDAEGTVNYSACNQVLVDKPSNNQGYTVNFFKKKKYLSIDHLSPNTLSTFNTNTILSKSLRVVSDTVALKLYSFTKTESGQSITYYGFEDLYNKEASLPYRLLPVSGLAPSSGEQSKKIAHSINANALLAGSMSAGSIVAGLTAYGIFQKVNKPRGTVRGIGREENIELEDRQQLIPDREESTGTQGTELRQRVKSTKTNIEESCETEL, encoded by the coding sequence ATGAAAATACCAATGAAAAAAATGAAAATACCAATGAAATTTTATACAAGCAAGTTTTGGCATACAAGAAACTATCTGCTGTTTACTCCAATTTTTTGTATGTGTGCATTATTTACTCCACATATAGTAGAAGCACAGGCAATAAAGGTTCTTACTTCAGGTAGGTCTAACCTAGCTAACATCAATATTAATAAACCACAAGGAAGTTTTCATCAAGACAATAAGCGTTCGGTTACTGTTCTTTTGGATGAGGGGGGTTTGTGCACGGCAACACTTATAAATACGGTCAATCAAAATGGCAAATATTATTTATTAACAGTTGCGCATTGTCTTCTAGAATATATGGTTGGTGATTTATATCCTGCCTATTTAACATTTAATTATGAAGTACTTAAGCCTTCACGGTCAATAGCAGAAGATAATGAACCCTTGTCCTATGGGGTGTTATTAACAATAAAAGACATATTAAGGGAAGATGATTTGGCCTTGCTGGAACTTGCTCCCCAAAGTTTAGGTTATCCTGATTTTATTGACAACCTATATTTTTCTGGGTGGTCAAGAGACAAAACTTTCTTACCGATATCCGTAATTGGCCATCCTAAAGGCGATGTAAAGAAAATATTTAAAATTCCTGACGGCGCTGCATATCAAGAAAATTTTCTTAGGGAAGAACCAGAACATGATTTTTCTTATGATTATCTTGGGTGGTATGTGACCCATTATGAAGACAATATTGAAAAAATAGAAGAAGGAGCTAGTGGTTCTGGTCTTTTCAATAATGAAAATCAAGTAATTGGGGTATATTCATTTGGTGATGGCGATGATGACGAAGATGGAAGCGAACTCGGCAGTGACAGCGAAACGCATGATCCTGATGTATATTCTTTATTAGCTAATGCATGGGATTCCTATGATGAAGGGGATACTCCTTTTCAGAATTCATTAGATCCAGATCATACTTATGCTTCAACCATTCCTGGAGGATATGGATTTGAAAGGGGAGAGTTTCAAATCAATAGCGATCGTTTTAATCTAAATATTGCCCCTTCCCAAGTTTTAAAAACTCCAGATATTGGAGAAGGTGGTGCGACAAGTCAGATGATGAAACTTGATTTGGCAGAATTTAAAAAATTGTTATCAAAAGATGGCCCTGTAGGAGGTGTCTATCTAATAGATGGAATGGTTAGTTTTACTATTAAGACTTATATAGGAGATGACCCCAATAATCCTCAGATACTTTACTCTTCAGAGGCAGATCATACCGGTTTACGTACAGGGGATTTTGAAGAAAAAAATCAGATGCTGAGTCAGGATGTATTTAACGAGATCCTTCAGGCTCGCAATCAAACGATAGAATCTTTAGAAGATTATAAGTACGATTTGCCAGTAGTTATAGAGCTTAAGAATATATCTCCCTATGATGAAGCCAATATCCGCGCTTTAAAGATCCCAGGATCGGGTTTCCGTAATGCCGTCGAACTGTTCAAGCCTGAAGAGTTTAAGGCATTGTATAGAAACCCCGATTATCCTAAAAATCGAGGGCTGGAAAGTCGTCAAACTTATATCGATTCTCTAGCAATAGAAGTGTCTATGCCTCAAGGTGGCTATACAGAAACAGCTTCTTTTAAAACAGAAAACAATGGAGGTTATGTCAATTTAATACAGCATCATTTTCCTTATCTACAACCAGGCTCAGAAGTAGAAATTACATTCTCCCCTAGGGCAGAAGAAGGTAGTACCATGCATTACAGTATCTGGGTTGATTACAACAAAGATTACAAGTTTGATGGGTTGGGAGAACATGTCATTACAGATATTACAGGCACTCACCAAGAAGAACTGACAACAAGTTTTCTTATTCCTGATGATTTTAGTGCACCTGTTGAAGGAATCAAGACAAGGATACGTATAGCCATGCGAAAAAATGCTCCGCCACCTTCTGATGGATCAGGTACCTATGATATTGGTGAAGTAGAAGACTATACAGTAGTAATCTACCCTAAGAATAACAATTCTGCTCTGTTAGCCACGGCAGTAACATCAGATGTCTCCAGTCCAGCCGTTTTGGTCAATACCAAAGGGCAATGTGCAGCGGTAAGCGGAGACAGGCTACAATGGCTCTCTTATCAAGACGCAGAAGGAACAGTAAACTATTCGGCGTGCAATCAAGTATTGGTAGATAAACCTTCTAATAATCAAGGATATACCGTAAACTTTTTTAAGAAGAAAAAATACTTGAGTATAGACCATCTAAGCCCAAATACTTTATCAACATTCAATACCAATACAATTTTATCTAAAAGCCTTAGAGTAGTTTCAGATACAGTAGCGTTAAAGCTTTATAGTTTTACAAAAACCGAATCAGGCCAGTCAATCACTTATTATGGTTTTGAAGATCTATACAATAAAGAGGCATCCTTACCTTACCGATTACTGCCTGTATCAGGGTTAGCCCCGTCGTCAGGGGAGCAAAGTAAAAAAATAGCTCATTCAATCAATGCCAATGCCCTTTTAGCAGGTTCAATGTCAGCGGGTAGTATAGTAGCTGGTTTAACGGCCTATGGTATTTTTCAGAAAGTTAATAAGCCAAGGGGTACAGTTAGAGGCATAGGCAGAGAAGAAAACATAGAGTTGGAAGATCGCCAGCAATTAATTCCAGATCGAGAAGAAAGTACGGGAACACAAGGTACAGAACTCAGGCAGAGAGTAAAATCAACCAAAACCAATATAGAAGAGTCCTGTGAAACCGAGTTATAA